In a genomic window of Ochrobactrum sp. Marseille-Q0166:
- a CDS encoding ABC transporter permease — protein sequence MSLFTESFIITLFLGAIAAGTPLLLAGLGEQLSEKAGVLNIGLEGMMLAGAYAGFLVAWSTGNMGLGFVGGAAAGAIVASFMALLCVRLGLNQIVIGIALTLAIQGLTALLHFVQFSRSYPRLDGAAKWPVWPLSEIPILGPILFNHNPIVYLAVALVAVFAWVYRMTHWGTALQAAGDKPAALDATGVDVVRTRSAAVLITGALAGLGGAFMSVAVAGVFIPFMSHGNGFIAIVLAMLARGKPLWVLGGALLFGASLSLATALQVAGVNVPTDVIQMLPFVMVMLVLLIAGRKASLPQALGESFVRGAR from the coding sequence ATGTCACTCTTTACCGAAAGCTTCATCATAACCTTATTCCTTGGTGCAATCGCTGCAGGAACCCCCTTGTTGCTTGCAGGACTTGGCGAACAACTATCCGAGAAGGCCGGTGTGCTCAATATTGGTCTTGAGGGAATGATGCTTGCTGGCGCATATGCGGGCTTTCTCGTCGCATGGAGTACGGGAAATATGGGGCTCGGCTTTGTTGGCGGAGCTGCAGCAGGCGCAATAGTCGCGTCATTTATGGCGCTTCTATGTGTCCGGCTGGGCCTTAATCAGATTGTTATCGGTATTGCTCTTACGCTCGCAATACAAGGACTGACAGCACTGCTACATTTTGTGCAGTTTTCTCGTAGTTATCCGCGTCTTGATGGTGCTGCAAAGTGGCCAGTCTGGCCTCTCTCTGAAATTCCAATTCTCGGCCCGATTTTGTTTAACCACAATCCGATCGTCTATTTGGCTGTCGCGCTAGTTGCAGTTTTTGCATGGGTTTACAGAATGACCCATTGGGGTACGGCGTTGCAGGCAGCTGGTGATAAGCCTGCTGCACTGGATGCAACGGGTGTTGATGTTGTGCGAACCCGCAGCGCCGCGGTATTGATAACCGGAGCACTTGCGGGCCTTGGCGGTGCCTTTATGTCAGTGGCCGTCGCAGGGGTGTTCATCCCGTTTATGAGCCACGGCAATGGCTTCATTGCGATTGTCCTTGCAATGCTTGCACGGGGCAAACCCCTTTGGGTGCTTGGTGGAGCGCTTCTCTTTGGAGCGAGCCTGTCGCTTGCCACAGCTTTGCAGGTCGCGGGCGTTAATGTGCCAACGGACGTGATACAAATGCTACCATTTGTCATGGTGATGCTGGTGCTTCTGATCGCAGGGCGAAAGGCCAGCCTTCCGCAGGCGCTGGGCGAAAGTTTTGTGCGCGGGGCACGCTGA
- a CDS encoding ABC transporter permease, protein MSDQQAGTAGLAGPTMRSPFAAWGKILTVSIGPLIAALMLGGLILLVMGVNPLSYYAYVVERAILSSSGLSATLTRMGPFLLIAASLIVAFRAGIWNLGGDGQFLLAAVIVAATTPLMHAAGIPIWLNLALGLVIGLVIGALWGLLPAMLKAWHGINEIITTLMMSFLGVSLANVLVKLAFLDPATTTPQTRTLPVDARLPKLFDTTISSGLIVGLVVIIAMHLMMTRTSFGMKLRLVGANPRAAVHAGLSVPKLTIAVFAISAGLAGLSGAVDILGTQGNVRADWNPAYSLTVVPLVFLARLNGFGSIAYVFLFSALTIGGESAARRLGVPSFFSLVIVALLLVTLALAEYIDKNRQSRAKI, encoded by the coding sequence ATGAGTGATCAACAGGCTGGCACGGCTGGACTGGCTGGCCCTACCATGCGTTCGCCCTTTGCTGCATGGGGCAAAATACTGACGGTCAGTATTGGTCCCCTGATTGCGGCTCTGATGCTAGGCGGGCTTATCCTTTTGGTAATGGGTGTCAATCCATTGAGCTATTACGCTTATGTTGTGGAGCGGGCGATCTTATCTTCATCGGGCTTGTCTGCGACGCTGACCCGAATGGGTCCTTTTCTGCTGATTGCAGCGAGCCTCATTGTCGCATTTCGTGCAGGTATCTGGAACCTTGGCGGTGATGGGCAGTTTCTGCTCGCTGCTGTTATTGTTGCTGCGACGACGCCGTTGATGCACGCGGCAGGGATTCCGATTTGGCTTAATCTGGCACTGGGATTGGTAATTGGACTGGTCATCGGCGCGCTCTGGGGACTGTTGCCAGCAATGCTTAAAGCATGGCATGGGATTAACGAAATTATCACGACCCTGATGATGAGCTTTCTCGGCGTGTCGCTCGCCAATGTTCTGGTTAAACTGGCATTTCTTGACCCCGCGACGACAACACCTCAGACCCGTACTTTGCCGGTTGATGCGCGGTTGCCAAAGCTGTTTGACACGACCATCTCGTCAGGCTTGATTGTGGGACTGGTTGTTATCATTGCAATGCATCTGATGATGACACGCACTTCTTTTGGTATGAAGTTACGTCTTGTCGGGGCTAATCCACGTGCGGCCGTTCATGCGGGACTTTCGGTGCCCAAACTCACGATCGCTGTGTTTGCAATTTCAGCTGGGCTGGCCGGCCTTTCTGGTGCCGTTGATATTCTGGGCACACAGGGTAATGTCCGTGCTGACTGGAACCCAGCTTACAGCCTCACTGTCGTGCCTCTCGTCTTTCTCGCTCGACTGAATGGGTTTGGATCGATCGCCTATGTCTTTCTGTTTTCGGCGCTGACGATTGGTGGCGAAAGCGCTGCGCGTCGTTTGGGGGTGCCCAGCTTCTTCTCACTGGTCATTGTAGCTCTTTTGCTGGTCACGCTGGCACTGGCTGAATATATCGACAAAAATCGCCAATCCCGTGCGAAGATCTGA
- a CDS encoding ABC transporter ATP-binding protein: protein MQASVINAAFPSNSAAKPFVGLRGITKRFPGVIANNNVSADIWPGEVHVLLGENGAGKSTLVGMLSGLQQPDGGVIEIDGATVNITSPRHALTLGIGTVFQHSMLVPSLTVVDNFTLGGKWWRKPDRNGIAKRINETASRIGLRVEPFGLVSSLSLGERQQVEILRALMRGSRCLILDEATAMLTPNEAVSLGQLMRRLVAEGLAVIFITHKLNEALAYGDRISVLRLGKNAGAIPPEELHANNDQQNTSNIIRMMFGQSATDDSVNDYRATRELGAVVLEVSKLYSGAGRIPVRDVSIVLRSKEVLGVAGIDGNGQKELAEALAGQTPSSGSVKLHGTEIGSLTVGERRAAGLRYVTDDRLGEGTVGTFAVATNFLLKDIGASPFWKKGIEKPQSIRSQAQEHVRNFDIRTPDVQTPVGTLSGGNIQKVLLARELTGSAEAVIFAKPTYGLDVKNIRATRERIREAADAGKAVLLISTDLDELLELADRVAVIDQGRIVGTVQNGVGARDAIGRLMSTGEEE, encoded by the coding sequence ATGCAGGCGTCAGTGATAAATGCAGCCTTCCCATCGAATTCTGCTGCAAAACCATTTGTTGGATTGCGTGGCATTACCAAGCGCTTTCCCGGAGTTATAGCCAATAATAATGTCAGTGCGGACATATGGCCCGGCGAAGTCCATGTACTGTTGGGTGAGAACGGTGCGGGTAAATCCACATTGGTTGGTATGTTGTCAGGGCTTCAGCAGCCCGATGGTGGCGTCATCGAAATTGATGGGGCGACCGTCAATATAACATCCCCTCGTCACGCTCTGACATTAGGAATAGGCACAGTATTTCAGCACTCGATGCTGGTGCCAAGTCTAACAGTGGTCGATAATTTCACACTCGGCGGGAAATGGTGGCGCAAGCCTGATCGCAACGGCATAGCAAAACGTATCAATGAAACCGCAAGCCGCATTGGTCTACGCGTTGAACCTTTTGGGCTAGTTTCCAGCCTGTCTCTTGGCGAGCGGCAGCAAGTTGAAATTCTGCGTGCCCTTATGCGCGGAAGTCGCTGTCTCATTCTGGATGAAGCGACCGCTATGCTGACCCCCAATGAGGCTGTTTCGCTAGGGCAGTTGATGCGCCGTCTGGTTGCTGAAGGGCTAGCGGTGATTTTCATCACCCATAAGCTCAATGAAGCACTGGCCTATGGTGACCGTATTTCTGTGCTGCGCCTTGGTAAAAATGCTGGTGCTATCCCTCCCGAAGAACTCCATGCCAATAATGACCAGCAAAATACGTCCAATATTATCCGTATGATGTTTGGACAGTCTGCAACGGATGACAGCGTCAACGATTATCGCGCTACCCGGGAGCTTGGCGCTGTTGTGCTTGAGGTATCAAAGCTTTACTCAGGAGCGGGGCGCATTCCTGTTCGTGATGTTTCTATCGTTCTCAGATCAAAGGAAGTCCTTGGTGTTGCTGGCATCGACGGCAATGGTCAAAAAGAACTGGCGGAGGCTCTCGCCGGGCAAACGCCTTCCTCAGGAAGTGTAAAGCTGCATGGTACCGAAATCGGCTCTCTTACAGTGGGCGAACGTCGCGCAGCGGGGCTGCGCTATGTGACAGATGATCGGCTGGGTGAGGGCACGGTTGGTACCTTCGCCGTGGCGACCAACTTTTTGCTTAAAGATATTGGTGCATCGCCTTTCTGGAAAAAAGGTATCGAAAAGCCACAGTCCATTCGTTCACAGGCTCAGGAGCATGTGCGTAACTTTGATATTCGTACGCCGGATGTTCAGACCCCTGTTGGAACTCTGTCAGGTGGAAATATCCAGAAAGTGTTGCTGGCGCGAGAACTCACAGGGTCTGCGGAAGCTGTTATTTTTGCAAAGCCGACCTATGGTCTTGATGTGAAAAACATTCGTGCAACACGCGAGCGTATTCGTGAAGCGGCAGATGCCGGAAAAGCCGTTCTGCTGATCTCGACAGACCTTGATGAGCTTCTTGAACTTGCAGATCGGGTTGCCGTTATTGATCAGGGCAGGATCGTGGGAACAGTTCAGAATGGTGTGGGCGCACGCGATGCAATTGGCCGCCTGATGAGTACCGGAGAAGAAGAATGA
- a CDS encoding BMP family protein, whose product MIRVIAGTVGSAVLALALSGWMASSALAEQITSIAILAPEMGTDMGWNQQGVDAAKAAGEAAGVKVIVAENLGYGDVRPTLRELAEDGAGLLIAHASGYNTSAPEIGAEMNIPVAIVDSPDKLAEGKIADYTAAGSDGAYLAGRLAAKMSRTKVVGIVVSGEPPSWNNMSVAFAQGVKAENPAVEVRYAVIGPAAYADAAGGKRVAETVIASGADIIFGQGNGSSFGMLQAVETTPATDGGKAYFIDVIGDKTSIDKGNLLSSVIWDLTPVYTAMIKDVKDGKYGSHNYNIKLSDGSLRLLKTKNIPDDVWKEMEALQADVVSDAIKVEPKFDADSVHALVKTVASK is encoded by the coding sequence ATGATAAGAGTAATAGCAGGAACAGTCGGTAGCGCTGTGCTGGCTCTCGCCTTAAGTGGCTGGATGGCAAGTAGTGCGTTGGCCGAGCAAATTACATCCATCGCTATTCTGGCCCCGGAAATGGGAACCGATATGGGCTGGAACCAGCAGGGCGTTGATGCTGCCAAGGCAGCAGGTGAGGCGGCTGGCGTGAAGGTAATTGTTGCCGAAAATCTTGGTTACGGCGATGTTCGCCCGACTTTGCGCGAACTTGCTGAAGATGGCGCTGGTCTGCTGATCGCGCATGCTTCGGGTTATAACACATCCGCCCCTGAAATCGGCGCTGAAATGAATATTCCGGTCGCGATTGTCGACAGTCCGGATAAACTTGCTGAAGGAAAAATTGCGGATTACACGGCTGCCGGTAGCGATGGTGCTTATCTCGCGGGCCGACTGGCCGCAAAGATGAGCAGGACCAAAGTTGTTGGTATCGTTGTCTCTGGTGAGCCACCATCGTGGAACAACATGTCGGTGGCTTTTGCGCAAGGTGTAAAAGCTGAAAACCCGGCAGTCGAAGTTCGCTATGCGGTGATTGGACCAGCTGCATATGCTGATGCTGCTGGTGGTAAGCGAGTTGCTGAAACCGTTATCGCTTCTGGTGCTGACATCATCTTTGGACAGGGCAATGGTTCCAGTTTCGGGATGTTGCAGGCCGTCGAAACAACGCCTGCTACCGATGGTGGAAAAGCTTATTTTATCGATGTGATCGGCGACAAAACGTCCATTGATAAGGGTAACCTTCTTTCCTCTGTTATCTGGGATCTGACGCCGGTTTATACCGCGATGATTAAAGATGTGAAGGATGGAAAATACGGCAGCCACAACTACAATATCAAGCTGAGTGACGGCAGTCTTCGCCTTCTGAAGACCAAGAACATTCCGGATGATGTCTGGAAGGAAATGGAAGCTCTTCAGGCTGACGTTGTTTCGGATGCCATTAAGGTGGAGCCGAAGTTCGATGCAGACAGTGTTCATGCACTGGTCAAGACCGTTGCCTCTAAGTGA
- a CDS encoding SDR family oxidoreductase, giving the protein MRTAIVTGASRGLGRAFAIGLAKDGFTLSLCARDEAALEETAQLALAAGSPKFVIVAADLSQAGAAEKVVSETLAATGQIDALINNAGATKRGDFLSLTDEDFHEGFALKFHATVRFCRAAWDALSHSKGTIVNISGVGAHTPEPDFTIGGSVNSALINFTKAISKRAQGTGMRINTLCPGHIVTDRLARRIEVLAQERNISIESAREEIREAQGIQRYGEADEVADVVRFLCSPAAAYVHGTVINVDGGATPGI; this is encoded by the coding sequence ATGCGCACTGCAATTGTCACTGGAGCCAGCCGTGGACTGGGTCGAGCTTTTGCTATTGGACTGGCAAAAGATGGATTCACACTGAGCCTATGCGCTCGTGATGAGGCAGCGCTGGAAGAGACCGCGCAACTCGCCCTCGCCGCCGGTTCGCCGAAATTCGTCATCGTTGCTGCCGATCTTTCACAGGCTGGTGCCGCTGAAAAAGTCGTATCCGAAACGCTTGCAGCCACCGGACAAATTGATGCGCTGATCAACAATGCTGGCGCAACCAAGCGCGGCGATTTCCTATCTCTGACGGACGAAGATTTTCATGAGGGATTTGCCCTCAAGTTCCACGCAACTGTTCGCTTTTGCCGCGCCGCATGGGATGCCCTGTCTCACAGTAAGGGCACTATCGTGAATATATCGGGCGTTGGCGCACATACGCCGGAGCCAGACTTCACGATTGGCGGCTCAGTCAACTCCGCGCTCATCAATTTTACCAAGGCGATCTCCAAGCGCGCACAAGGTACAGGAATGCGGATCAACACCTTGTGCCCCGGCCATATCGTAACTGATCGTCTTGCTCGCCGGATTGAAGTGCTGGCACAGGAGCGCAATATTTCTATCGAGTCTGCACGCGAAGAAATTCGCGAGGCACAGGGCATACAGCGATACGGCGAAGCAGATGAAGTAGCTGATGTGGTGCGCTTCCTGTGCAGCCCCGCCGCTGCCTATGTGCATGGCACAGTCATCAATGTCGATGGCGGCGCTACGCCAGGGATATAG
- a CDS encoding GntR family transcriptional regulator — MNAKTPPIDFKVVKAAAPVRHSVTESIRNSIAVGYFTAGQRITERDLCEMTGVSRTAVREALRQLESEGLVEVVPHRGPIVARLKPEQAEGIYQVRIELEGLACELFARNATDEDIDALKAAFEVLKQGDKVTDPLERLQAKNAFYDCLIFGAHNEALGHTLSSLNARVMVLRATSLGAPGRTRESLAELEEVVGHLAARRGMEARKAAAYHVMNAGKVAIAILRARIAEEADA; from the coding sequence ATGAACGCAAAAACTCCGCCTATTGATTTTAAAGTGGTCAAGGCTGCTGCGCCCGTACGTCACAGCGTAACTGAAAGTATCCGCAACTCGATTGCAGTTGGATATTTCACAGCTGGCCAGCGCATCACTGAACGCGATTTGTGTGAGATGACGGGTGTCAGCCGCACGGCTGTGCGTGAAGCTCTTCGTCAGCTGGAAAGTGAAGGCCTTGTTGAAGTTGTTCCGCATCGCGGGCCGATTGTGGCACGTCTGAAGCCAGAGCAGGCTGAAGGGATCTATCAGGTTCGGATAGAGCTTGAAGGGTTGGCGTGCGAGCTTTTTGCTCGCAATGCAACGGACGAAGATATTGATGCGCTCAAAGCCGCTTTTGAGGTACTCAAGCAAGGTGACAAAGTCACCGATCCACTGGAACGCTTGCAAGCCAAGAATGCATTTTATGACTGCTTGATTTTCGGCGCACATAACGAAGCGCTAGGTCACACGCTGTCATCGCTCAATGCGCGGGTTATGGTTTTGCGTGCGACATCGCTTGGCGCCCCGGGACGTACGCGTGAAAGCCTGGCTGAACTTGAAGAGGTGGTTGGCCATCTGGCTGCTCGACGCGGCATGGAGGCACGCAAGGCAGCGGCTTACCACGTCATGAACGCGGGCAAAGTTGCAATCGCTATCCTGCGGGCGCGGATTGCAGAAGAGGCTGATGCCTGA
- a CDS encoding alanine--glyoxylate aminotransferase family protein — MSIEKIADPIFTLTTGPVDAYPAVLRALSRPVLYDYDPAFLVFYETVNAKVQRAFHTNTPPVILQGEPVLGLEAAAASLINRNDVVLNLVSGVYGKGFGSWAARYAKEVVELAVPYNEVLLAEAIADFLKKRPDVAVVSICHHDTPSGTVNPVAEIGAVVKAAGKLFIVDSVSAFGGMDVLPQTSFADIFVTGPNKCLGCPPGLTLLHVSDAAWEKMAANPDAPRASILSIVDWKDAHRADRPFPFTPSVSEINALDAALDIYLDEGEENVWARHALTAKACRAGVQAAGLRLWAAREEIASPTCTAVAVPEGIDEAKLRSSIRERYGVVFSSGRGETLGKLTRIGHMGPTARPPYSVMSVAAIAGGLKAAGVKHVDVGAGVAAAMAVIDAAQA; from the coding sequence ATGAGCATTGAGAAGATTGCTGATCCGATATTCACGCTGACAACAGGCCCGGTGGATGCCTATCCGGCGGTACTTCGTGCGCTGTCACGGCCTGTTCTCTATGATTATGACCCCGCTTTTCTCGTATTCTATGAAACGGTCAATGCGAAGGTGCAGCGGGCCTTTCATACAAATACCCCGCCGGTTATTCTGCAGGGAGAGCCTGTATTGGGACTGGAAGCAGCTGCGGCATCGCTGATCAACAGAAATGATGTGGTGCTTAATCTCGTATCTGGTGTTTATGGCAAAGGCTTTGGCTCTTGGGCAGCACGCTATGCCAAAGAAGTCGTTGAACTTGCAGTGCCCTACAACGAAGTGCTTTTGGCAGAGGCGATAGCAGATTTTTTAAAGAAGCGGCCAGATGTTGCCGTAGTCTCGATCTGTCATCATGATACGCCGTCCGGCACGGTCAATCCGGTTGCTGAGATCGGAGCAGTGGTAAAAGCCGCGGGCAAACTGTTCATCGTGGATTCCGTTTCGGCTTTTGGCGGAATGGATGTTTTGCCGCAGACATCCTTTGCCGATATTTTTGTAACGGGTCCGAATAAATGTCTTGGTTGTCCACCTGGACTGACCCTTTTGCATGTCAGCGATGCCGCCTGGGAAAAAATGGCCGCTAATCCTGATGCACCGCGCGCTTCAATTCTTTCAATTGTTGATTGGAAGGATGCGCATAGAGCTGATCGGCCGTTTCCATTCACGCCTTCGGTTTCTGAGATCAATGCGCTTGATGCCGCACTCGATATTTATCTGGATGAAGGCGAAGAAAACGTCTGGGCGCGTCATGCGCTCACAGCTAAAGCCTGTCGGGCAGGGGTGCAGGCGGCTGGTTTGAGACTCTGGGCTGCTCGCGAGGAGATAGCATCTCCAACATGCACGGCTGTGGCGGTTCCTGAAGGTATTGATGAAGCGAAGCTGCGTAGTTCAATTCGTGAGCGCTATGGTGTCGTGTTCTCATCTGGACGTGGTGAGACTTTGGGAAAACTCACCCGGATCGGACATATGGGGCCGACTGCCCGTCCGCCGTATTCGGTCATGTCTGTTGCCGCAATTGCGGGTGGGCTGAAAGCCGCAGGCGTTAAACATGTGGATGTTGGAGCCGGCGTTGCAGCCGCTATGGCGGTTATAGATGCGGCACAAGCGTGA
- a CDS encoding MmgE/PrpD family protein has product MAKLPVLDMKGLSAVIAEFIHSPPAMPDAVLAAGRRSLLNMVGTAIGGSNEAAIQKLVAMLPAFSGPATAGLIGRAERADMLWAAYINAASANIFDFDDTHVPTVIHPSAPVAPAILALAETLAAEGKPVSGRALIEAFVLGAELTCRLGNALHPVHYARGWHITSTCGAFGATLAAGRLLKLSSRELVDALGHALAQTSGSVETLGTMSKSLSVGQAARAGLMSALLASKGYTGPDAPLEGERGFLALHSDAPDLSALTDGLGSRWEILKNTFKPYPCGVVLNPVIEACLALHAQEDFHTNDIASIALTGHPLLRQRTDRPNVTTGRLSQVSAQHAVAVSLLWGRADLEAFSDHAVQDRQLKDLASKVSFLDDPSFPFEAAEVCLLLHDGRKLEQRIDAAKGGLDHPMTDADLAAKFRVQISWCGVDLDADRLIATLNAIEDAADGAAFLAMTRGNTDMNGRAI; this is encoded by the coding sequence AGCAATCGGTGGTTCAAATGAAGCTGCAATCCAGAAGCTGGTAGCGATGCTGCCAGCTTTTTCCGGTCCAGCCACTGCCGGCCTGATCGGACGCGCTGAACGTGCTGATATGCTCTGGGCCGCTTATATCAATGCGGCCTCGGCAAATATTTTCGATTTCGATGACACCCATGTTCCGACAGTTATTCATCCGTCTGCACCTGTTGCGCCGGCTATTCTGGCTTTAGCTGAGACGCTGGCCGCTGAGGGGAAGCCTGTATCCGGGCGCGCGCTGATCGAAGCGTTTGTTCTGGGAGCAGAATTAACATGTCGACTGGGCAATGCATTGCATCCGGTCCATTATGCGCGCGGTTGGCATATTACATCAACTTGCGGAGCTTTTGGCGCAACCCTTGCTGCTGGCAGACTTTTAAAACTCTCATCCAGAGAACTCGTCGATGCGTTGGGCCATGCTCTGGCTCAGACTTCCGGCTCAGTTGAAACGCTTGGAACAATGTCGAAAAGCCTCTCGGTGGGGCAGGCCGCACGCGCGGGTTTGATGTCTGCTTTGCTGGCATCTAAAGGCTATACTGGTCCTGACGCGCCACTAGAAGGGGAAAGGGGATTTCTGGCGCTGCATTCAGATGCCCCGGATTTATCAGCTCTTACAGACGGATTGGGAAGCCGCTGGGAGATTCTCAAAAATACTTTCAAGCCTTATCCTTGTGGCGTGGTTCTCAACCCAGTTATCGAAGCCTGTCTTGCATTGCATGCGCAAGAGGATTTTCACACTAATGATATTGCTTCCATCGCATTGACGGGGCATCCGCTTCTGCGGCAGCGTACGGATCGTCCAAACGTCACCACGGGAAGGCTTTCACAGGTCAGCGCGCAGCATGCTGTTGCGGTGAGCTTACTATGGGGCAGGGCTGATCTTGAAGCGTTTTCCGATCATGCTGTGCAGGATCGGCAACTCAAAGATTTGGCGTCAAAAGTATCTTTCTTAGATGATCCTTCCTTTCCATTTGAAGCGGCTGAAGTTTGTCTTTTGCTGCATGACGGACGCAAGCTAGAACAGAGAATTGATGCCGCCAAAGGCGGGCTGGATCATCCGATGACCGATGCCGATCTCGCGGCAAAGTTCCGCGTGCAGATTAGCTGGTGCGGCGTTGATCTCGATGCCGATAGGCTGATCGCTACGCTTAATGCAATTGAAGACGCTGCGGATGGCGCAGCTTTTCTCGCAATGACGCGAGGCAATACGGACATGAATGGGAGAGCGATATGA